In the Drosophila virilis strain 15010-1051.87 chromosome 4, Dvir_AGI_RSII-ME, whole genome shotgun sequence genome, taagctTGGAGATGTCctaaaacttaaaactttaagcttatataaaaaatgtctgAAATACCAATTCCTACTTATTCTTACAATAATagataaagaaataaattgaatCTATTAAGAGATATAGTTTGAATAGAagacaataaaaacatttaagaacCTACTAGCTGAAGGGAAGTGCAAGAGAAGTGAAAGGTTCCAAGAAGGTTTAAGAAAGGGTTAAGTAAGGTCGGTCGATTCGGTCGAGATTCTTCAAGCAATACTCTTGAAAATTGTCAACAATTTTTCGTGTTTTAACAGTTTTGTATGTCAAAAATCATAGTTATACGGAGAAAGCCGATTTCTGCCAAAGGGCACATAGGTATATTTTAGGAGAGAATGTCGTATATCAGCTATCGTCATTTTAATGGTCGCACCATCGCATTTACCGAGGACAATGTCGAGGTAAAGAAACTCTTTTTGCAGCGTGTGCCATTTAAGATGCGTACAGAAACGTTGCAGACATACTTTTCCTATTTTGGAAAAGTGCTGCATGTAGAATTAATTGAGAAAccgcgcaaaaaaaaattcaaatttggtTATGTGCTGTTCGAGAGCTCTCGCGATGCCGCCGATGTTCTGCTCAAGGAAATGCATTTGATAAACGATCGTCTCATCAAGCTGGAGCCGTATCATAGCTGGGGTCAGCCAGCAGTCGAGAATGTTGAGCCCATACAGGAAGGGTCGCCCATTAGAAAGCTAAACGATGATTGCCTGTATAgaatatatcgatatctatcgCTTACCGATCAACTGAATCTGGCACGTGCTCTGAAGCGTTGCCCCCCGCTATACAGCTCCATTAACCTGGGCACCTTCAAGAGTATCAGCCTGTGGGATATGCACGACTTTTTCGTGCTCTTTGGCTATAAACTAAACCAAATTGTTGGCCAAATACCGCGTAATCGTTACCGGCGtctaattgaatttgttaGCACGCATTGCCACAATCTCAGGGTCCTGCGCATCACCAATAGTCCTCTAACCGTGTCCAATACGTACAAGCTGGTGGGCCATCTTCATCAGCTGCAGGAGCTGAAGCTGTCCAATTGTGATTTAATTGATGATTGCCTGCCATCACTGACAGGTCTGCATAAGCTCAAGAAACTGGATCTGTGCTATAATGACATGTTGACGGGACTGCTTATGGATAAGCTGCCCAGCTCCATAGAGTCGCTGAATCTTTTGTACTGTATCGATGTCGAGTCCATGTTCTTGCCCAGAATTTGCAGTGCCCTGCCGCAACTGAAGGAACTGGGCATCAGAGCTTTGCTCACCGAGCACACAAATGTGTTTCAAGAATTGGCGAACGGCCATTGCTGTGACAAGCTGGAGACAATCACTCTGCAGACCGAAGCCTCTTTTGACCTACAGTTTCATTTGGAGTATCTGGCCAAGCTGCCGGGCCTCAAGAAGCTAATCATGTACGAAAGGCCCACACTTATGCTGCTGCAGTGGCTCGTGGCGCATAAGTCCGAGCAGCTAATCCATCTGGAGAACAATTCAAGGATCTCCCTTGATGCCCAGCAAATGGCGCTGATTGCTCAACTGAATGCACTGCGCATTCTCGCTCTGCCCAATAACATTGAT is a window encoding:
- the LOC6628496 gene encoding uncharacterized protein, with protein sequence MSYISYRHFNGRTIAFTEDNVEVKKLFLQRVPFKMRTETLQTYFSYFGKVLHVELIEKPRKKKFKFGYVLFESSRDAADVLLKEMHLINDRLIKLEPYHSWGQPAVENVEPIQEGSPIRKLNDDCLYRIYRYLSLTDQLNLARALKRCPPLYSSINLGTFKSISLWDMHDFFVLFGYKLNQIVGQIPRNRYRRLIEFVSTHCHNLRVLRITNSPLTVSNTYKLVGHLHQLQELKLSNCDLIDDCLPSLTGLHKLKKLDLCYNDMLTGLLMDKLPSSIESLNLLYCIDVESMFLPRICSALPQLKELGIRALLTEHTNVFQELANGHCCDKLETITLQTEASFDLQFHLEYLAKLPGLKKLIMYERPTLMLLQWLVAHKSEQLIHLENNSRISLDAQQMALIAQLNALRILALPNNIDIDDDVMAKLCNLQHLEEIHLQGCKKITDQAVLRLLLSCSKLHVLHLERCRLLSGQLIHRIIDELRELCRLQLNCRQLPVKLYFFGAKFNDFMLKHSDVRAASDMVDIELTRCPYW